Proteins encoded by one window of Mustelus asterias chromosome 9, sMusAst1.hap1.1, whole genome shotgun sequence:
- the LOC144499099 gene encoding protein NYNRIN-like: MKSGGGPIQHEGQIRALIRAMMGPRELAIIKCQAHKKGADSITQGNTKADKAAKEASGCIEATIAPVEIARPHPGPGTGDIEPQITLEDVAQLQEETSVAEKAMWKDRGALQGQQDRIWRNGEGLVIAPTSLLTVLISEAHGVDHCARGEVARKIKKEGFWSPYLQNSIDSILSQCEVCAQNNIRKGITAPIGHIPIPEGPFKHLCMDYVDMGKVVRGKRYMLVIIDRFSRWIEATPSKDQGSGTVINFLSKEIIPRFGIPTQLSSDNGSAFIGRALRETLSALRIKQKFGCVYHPQSQGMVERANGTLKAKISKICNETGKNWIDALPLALMQYRSQENRITHLSPHEMMTGRVMPVPKIRGSGGPTLECLDQSTKEYIQQLTVIHRTIFEQEKAKEEENPVTEHQIKPGDRVYIRKFRRRWNEPRREGPFEVTKVSPTALQVEGSTLWYHLNHCTRTVPGVGERREIEEVHRVDRGDSEEEIEIHGENRGEEEQSQGRTKRIEDDESSSVHELADDTNAQPEPISQGAEGGEDREGAPFPTWELETISLRNFRDP, translated from the coding sequence atgaaaagcggaggaggaccaatacaacacgaaggtcaaatcagggctttaataagggccatgatgggtccaagggaattagccataattaagtgtcaggcgcataaaaagggagcagacagcatcacacagggaaacaccaaagccgacaaggcagctaaagaagcgtcaggatgcattgaggctacgatagccccagtagaaatagcaaggccgcacccagggccaggtacgggggatatcgaacctcagatcacattagaagatgtagcacagttacaggaggaaacctctgtagctgaaaaggcaatgtggaaagatagaggagcactacagggacaacaggacaggatatggagaaatggggagggattagtcatagcacccacatcattactaaccgtactaattagcgaagcgcatggagtggaccactgtgcaagaggagaagtggctaggaagatcaagaaggaaggattctggtcaccatacctgcaaaactcgattgactccatactaagtcagtgtgaggtgtgtgctcagaataacatcaggaagggcattactgccccaatagggcatatacccattcctgaaggaccatttaaacatctatgcatggactatgtggatatgggaaaggtggtgagggggaaaagatacatgttagtgattattgatagattcagcagatggatagaagcaacgccatccaaagatcaaggatctggaacggtgattaacttcctgtcaaaagaaattatcccaagatttggcatacccacgcaattaagttcagacaatggatctgcttttataggaagggcactgagagagacactctcggcactccgaataaagcagaagtttggatgcgtatatcacccccaatcccaaggaatggtggagagagcaaacgggacccttaaggctaaaataagcaaaatttgcaatgaaacagggaaaaactggatagatgctctgccattggctctaatgcaatacaggagtcaggaaaacagaatcacacatttgagccctcatgaaatgatgacaggaagagtaatgccggtacctaagatcaggggatcaggaggtcctacgctagaatgtttagatcaaagcacaaaagaatatatacaacaattaactgttatacatagaactatatttgaacaggaaaaagccaaggaggaggagaatccggtaacagaacatcagatcaaacctggagatcgagtatacatcagaaagttccggagacgttggaacgaaccgagacgagaaggaccgtttgaagtcaccaaagtgtctcccacggcgttgcaagtagaaggcagtacactgtggtatcacttaaaccattgtaccagaacggtaccaggggtaggggagagaagggaaattgaagaagtacacagagtggatagaggtgatagcgaggaagaaatagaaatacacggggagaatcgtggggaggaggaacagagccaaggaagaacaaaaagaatagaggatgatgaaagtagttctgtacatgagctggctgatgatacaaatgcccagcctgagcctattagtcaaggtgccgagggaggtgaggacagggaaggggccccattccccacctgggagttggaaactatttcccttaggaacttccgtgacccatag